A genomic segment from Lutzomyia longipalpis isolate SR_M1_2022 chromosome 3, ASM2433408v1 encodes:
- the LOC129794176 gene encoding cuticle protein 8-like, whose translation MKCVVAVLLIAAVASAVPIEYGHYAAPALVHAAPAYVHAPIHKAVVHEPIAYPKYSFNYGIKDPHTGDIKSQAEERDGDVVKGQYSLVEPDGSVRTVDYTADDHNGFNAVVHKSAPTAHKVIAAPAVHLAHAPVLSHYLH comes from the exons ATGAAG TGTGTTGTTGCTGTCTTGTTGATCGCCGCCGTGGCTAGCGCTGTCCCCATTGAGTATGGACACTATGCTGCTCCAGCCCTCGTGCACGCCGCCCCTGCCTACGTCCATGCCCCCATTCACAAGGCTGTGGTCCACGAACCAATT GCGTACCCCAAGTACTCCTTCAACTATGGCATTAAGGATCCCCACACCGGCGACATCAAGTCTCAGGCCGAGGAGCGCGATGGGGATGTCGTGAAGGGACAATACTCCCTCGTTGAGCCCGATGGTTCCGTCCGTACCGTGGACTACACTGCCGATGACCACAATGGTTTCAACGCCGTCGTCCACAAATCTGCCCCAACTGCCCACAAA GTCATTGCCGCTCCAGCTGTCCACCTGGCACATGCCCCAGTCCTCAGCCACTATCTCCATTAA